The [Flavobacterium] thermophilum genome has a segment encoding these proteins:
- the pcrB gene encoding Heptaprenylglyceryl phosphate synthase — MEEIRAWRHVFKLDPNKPIDDERLERLCESGTDAVIVGGTDGVTLDGVLDLLARIRRFSVPCALEVTNLEALTPGFDAYFIPIVLNSRHVDWVVGRHHEAVKQYGEIMNWDEIFAEGYCILNPECKAAKLTEADAGLSEDDVVAYARLAQHLYKLPIFYLEYSGIYGDPALVEKVKQALGETQLFYGGGITAPEQAAEMARRADTVVVGNAVYESFEQALLTVDAVKRANEAK; from the coding sequence ATGGAAGAGATTCGCGCCTGGCGCCATGTGTTTAAGCTCGACCCGAACAAACCGATCGATGATGAGCGCCTTGAGCGCCTTTGCGAGTCGGGGACGGATGCCGTCATCGTCGGCGGAACGGACGGGGTGACGCTCGATGGCGTGCTTGATTTATTGGCCCGCATCCGCCGGTTTTCGGTGCCATGCGCGCTTGAAGTCACAAATCTTGAAGCCTTGACGCCGGGGTTTGATGCGTATTTCATTCCGATCGTGTTAAACAGCCGCCATGTCGACTGGGTGGTGGGCCGCCATCATGAGGCGGTGAAACAATATGGCGAGATCATGAATTGGGATGAGATTTTTGCCGAGGGGTATTGCATTTTAAATCCGGAATGCAAGGCGGCGAAGCTCACCGAAGCCGACGCCGGCCTGAGCGAAGACGATGTGGTGGCCTACGCTCGCCTCGCTCAACATTTGTACAAGCTGCCGATCTTTTATCTTGAATATAGCGGCATATACGGCGACCCCGCCTTGGTGGAAAAAGTGAAACAGGCGCTCGGCGAGACGCAGCTGTTTTATGGCGGCGGCATCACCGCACCGGAGCAGGCGGCTGAGATGGCGCGCCGGGCGGATACTGTTGTCGTCGGCAACGCCGTTTACGAATCGTTTGAACAGGCGCTGCTGACCGTGGACGCCGTAAAGCGGGCGAATGAGGCGAAATAG
- a CDS encoding Protein involved in sex pheromone biosynthesis, whose protein sequence is MKQISLLRSFVACRWTNRARKRLAVVGLASICLLSACAPKFDKGEEVVQDKGSKEQEAVIPKYNISDSYYRVVLPFKPSGARGRVVNDVNTRLDVDEFETGLMRLASEQFSPDEYLFQEGQYLDSETIGRWLARKRTDSQLKAEKMKPEDNIGLNPPISDKGTNEQKNKQSPIYLASILEHDYLVKVDNDKVKLGGVAIGLALNSVHYYSTEQGYPREVKIKDDVIEREGKRIAAEVLKRLRSMKGLGSVPITIALYKQAPRSSVVPGHFFAVAHVDEGSSTIDDWEAVNEEYYLFPSDEAEENHRDDWLKFNNFKSDVEDFFPNYTGIVGRGLYVNDQLQKLTINITMPFYGKAEVIGFTQYVTGLVMEKFPDYITVNVYIASAGQPESLIVRQAKADEPFVHIYQ, encoded by the coding sequence ATGAAACAAATCTCACTACTTCGCAGTTTCGTTGCTTGTCGTTGGACGAATCGGGCCCGAAAGCGGTTGGCCGTTGTCGGGCTCGCTTCGATTTGTTTGTTGTCTGCGTGTGCGCCGAAGTTTGACAAAGGTGAGGAAGTCGTGCAAGACAAAGGAAGCAAAGAGCAAGAAGCGGTCATCCCGAAATACAACATTTCTGATTCGTATTACCGCGTTGTCTTGCCTTTTAAGCCGTCCGGGGCGCGCGGGCGGGTCGTCAACGACGTCAACACCCGGCTTGATGTCGATGAATTTGAAACCGGGCTGATGCGCTTGGCATCTGAGCAATTTTCCCCGGATGAATATTTGTTTCAGGAAGGGCAATATTTGGACAGCGAAACGATCGGGCGCTGGCTCGCCCGCAAGCGGACGGACAGCCAGCTGAAGGCAGAGAAAATGAAACCGGAAGACAACATCGGCTTAAACCCGCCGATCAGCGACAAAGGAACGAATGAGCAAAAAAACAAACAAAGCCCGATTTACCTGGCCAGCATTTTGGAGCACGACTACTTAGTGAAAGTCGATAACGACAAGGTGAAGCTTGGTGGCGTCGCCATCGGCCTGGCGTTAAACTCCGTCCACTATTATTCGACCGAGCAAGGCTATCCGCGCGAGGTCAAAATCAAAGACGATGTCATCGAACGGGAAGGAAAGCGGATCGCCGCCGAGGTGCTGAAGCGGCTGCGGAGCATGAAAGGGCTTGGCAGTGTGCCGATTACGATCGCTTTATACAAACAAGCGCCCCGTTCATCTGTTGTTCCAGGCCACTTTTTCGCCGTCGCCCATGTCGATGAAGGAAGCAGCACCATCGATGATTGGGAGGCGGTAAACGAGGAATATTATTTATTCCCGTCCGATGAGGCGGAAGAGAACCATCGTGATGACTGGCTCAAATTCAACAATTTTAAATCAGATGTTGAAGACTTTTTCCCGAACTACACCGGCATCGTCGGCAGAGGGTTGTACGTCAACGACCAGCTTCAGAAGTTAACGATCAACATTACGATGCCGTTTTACGGCAAAGCGGAAGTGATCGGCTTTACCCAATACGTGACCGGCTTGGTGATGGAAAAATTCCCGGACTACATCACCGTTAATGTCTACATCGCCTCGGCCGGCCAGCCGGAAAGCCTCATCGTGCGCCAGGCGAAAGCAGACGAGCCGTTTGTGCATATTTACCAATAA
- the yerA gene encoding Putative adenine deaminase YerA → MGEQRYRWKGSELREQAAVIEGKQSPTKVLVNATYLHSYFREWVKGNIWIHGDRIVYAGERLPDRVDEACEIVDCRGYVLVPGYIEPHVHPFQLYNPHSFARYAAARGTTTLVNDNLFFLLHLNDDEALLFLQQMNALPTSVYWWCRFDGQTELEREDEQLSNARIKRWLDQETVLQGGELTSWPRLVSGDDIVLYWMQEAKRRRRKIEGHFPGASEKTLVKMALFGADGDHEAMTGKEVRTRLWHGYTVTLRHSSIRPDLPVLLEEMKALGIRHYDKCLLTTDGSPPSFYEGGVIDWLIRIAIEHGVPVIDAYAMATLNAARHYGIEHLHGSIATGRIAHINFLRSAHDPTPVQVLAKGEWVKRDGEAPIPWTAPAWEQFGIRPLSLLWELGWDDLQFSMPMGLRMENAVILKPYSVSIDTSRDRLGHDHDESFLVLLDRNGRWHVNTMLKGFSSALGGLASSYSNTGDLVLIGKHKEDMLLAFRRMKEIGGGLVLAENGEIVFELPLPLGGMMSALEMESLIDKEKEFVRLLRERGYRFEDPVYSLFFLQSTHLPYVRITQRGIYDVMHKTVLFPSIMR, encoded by the coding sequence ATGGGCGAACAACGTTACCGCTGGAAAGGCAGCGAACTGCGTGAACAAGCAGCAGTGATTGAAGGCAAACAATCACCAACGAAAGTATTGGTGAATGCGACGTATTTGCACTCGTATTTTCGTGAATGGGTAAAAGGAAATATATGGATTCATGGCGACCGCATCGTGTATGCCGGAGAGCGTCTTCCCGATCGTGTCGACGAGGCGTGTGAGATCGTCGACTGCCGCGGGTATGTGCTCGTTCCCGGCTACATCGAGCCGCATGTCCATCCATTTCAATTATATAATCCCCATTCCTTTGCCCGTTATGCAGCGGCGCGCGGGACGACGACGCTAGTGAACGATAACTTGTTTTTCCTTTTGCATCTGAATGATGACGAGGCGCTTTTGTTTTTGCAACAAATGAATGCGCTTCCAACTTCGGTGTATTGGTGGTGCCGGTTTGATGGCCAAACGGAGCTGGAGCGCGAGGATGAGCAATTGTCCAACGCCCGGATCAAACGATGGCTTGACCAGGAAACGGTCCTCCAAGGCGGCGAGCTGACATCATGGCCGAGACTCGTCAGCGGCGATGACATCGTTTTGTATTGGATGCAAGAGGCGAAACGGCGGCGCCGCAAAATCGAAGGGCATTTTCCGGGAGCGTCGGAAAAAACGCTTGTTAAAATGGCGCTGTTTGGCGCAGATGGCGACCATGAGGCCATGACGGGAAAAGAGGTGCGAACCCGTCTTTGGCACGGTTATACGGTCACGCTCCGCCATTCTTCGATTCGTCCGGACTTGCCGGTGCTGCTTGAGGAAATGAAAGCGCTCGGCATTCGGCATTACGACAAATGTTTGTTGACAACCGACGGTTCGCCGCCGTCCTTTTACGAAGGCGGGGTGATCGATTGGCTCATTCGCATCGCCATTGAGCATGGCGTGCCGGTGATCGATGCGTACGCGATGGCGACGCTCAACGCCGCCCGCCATTACGGCATCGAACATCTCCACGGCAGCATCGCGACCGGCCGCATCGCCCATATCAACTTCCTGCGTTCGGCCCACGATCCGACTCCGGTGCAAGTGCTCGCCAAAGGCGAATGGGTGAAGCGCGACGGAGAAGCGCCGATCCCATGGACGGCGCCCGCATGGGAACAGTTCGGCATCCGGCCGCTGTCGCTGTTATGGGAACTCGGGTGGGATGATTTGCAGTTTTCGATGCCGATGGGATTGCGAATGGAAAATGCCGTTATTTTAAAACCGTATTCCGTCTCGATCGACACATCGCGCGACCGGCTAGGGCATGATCATGATGAAAGCTTTTTGGTGCTGCTTGACCGGAATGGACGCTGGCACGTCAACACGATGCTCAAAGGCTTTTCATCAGCGCTCGGCGGGTTGGCGAGCTCGTACTCGAATACGGGCGATTTGGTTTTAATCGGCAAACATAAGGAAGATATGTTGCTCGCTTTCCGACGGATGAAGGAAATCGGCGGCGGCTTGGTGCTTGCCGAAAATGGCGAAATCGTATTTGAGCTTCCGCTTCCGCTTGGCGGCATGATGTCCGCGCTGGAGATGGAGTCATTGATCGACAAGGAAAAAGAGTTCGTCCGTCTGTTGCGGGAGAGGGGATACCGCTTTGAAGACCCTGTGTATTCGCTCTTCTTTTTGCAGTCGACCCATTTGCCGTATGTGCGCATCACCCAGCGCGGCATTTACGATGTCATGCACAAAACGGTACTCTTTCCTTCGATAATGCGGTAA
- the yerB gene encoding Putative lipoprotein yerB precursor produces MKRWLSAMGCMVLLLGGCTAQSEPKPAKPPAQERPPQPPAEEKEKETFPLTGLPAKGNVHQRVVGVMVNNHPKARPQSGLSKADIVYEVLAEGDITRFLALYQSEQPERVGPVRSARDYYIDLSEGYNAIYVCHGWSPEAKARLEQGETDYLNGLFYDGTLFKRVSFRKAPHNSYITFANIEKGAEQNGYAWTDDVAPLPFRADKPSGEKAGTVRITYSHRSYAQVEYRYAPERHGYYRYSGGEQTVDYDTRDPVVAQNVMIIAARHQVIDSHGRRDVDLTSGGQGYLLQNGIIQPIEWKNVDGRLLPYRDGAPVGFVPGKTWINIVPELAIVQWR; encoded by the coding sequence TTGAAACGTTGGCTGTCTGCCATGGGCTGTATGGTGCTGCTCCTTGGTGGGTGCACCGCCCAAAGCGAACCAAAGCCGGCGAAACCACCTGCGCAAGAGCGGCCGCCTCAGCCCCCAGCAGAGGAGAAGGAGAAAGAAACGTTCCCGCTGACCGGGCTGCCGGCGAAAGGGAACGTTCATCAACGGGTCGTCGGCGTGATGGTCAACAACCATCCGAAGGCGCGCCCACAGTCGGGATTAAGCAAGGCGGACATCGTGTATGAGGTGCTCGCTGAGGGGGATATCACCCGCTTTTTGGCGCTTTACCAAAGCGAACAGCCGGAACGAGTCGGGCCGGTGCGGAGTGCGCGTGATTATTATATTGATTTGAGCGAGGGCTACAATGCCATTTATGTTTGCCATGGATGGAGCCCGGAAGCGAAAGCGCGGCTCGAGCAGGGGGAAACCGATTATTTGAACGGGCTCTTTTATGACGGAACGCTGTTTAAGCGCGTTTCCTTCCGCAAGGCGCCGCACAACTCGTACATTACGTTTGCCAACATTGAAAAAGGGGCGGAACAAAACGGGTATGCTTGGACGGACGATGTCGCTCCGCTGCCGTTTCGCGCGGACAAACCGAGCGGGGAAAAGGCAGGGACGGTCCGCATCACCTATTCGCACCGCTCGTACGCCCAAGTGGAATACCGCTATGCTCCGGAACGGCATGGGTATTACCGATACAGCGGCGGCGAGCAGACGGTCGATTACGATACGCGCGACCCGGTTGTGGCGCAAAACGTGATGATCATCGCCGCCCGCCATCAAGTGATCGACAGCCATGGGCGGCGCGACGTTGACCTCACATCCGGCGGCCAAGGCTATTTGCTGCAAAACGGCATCATCCAGCCGATTGAATGGAAAAATGTCGACGGCCGGCTGCTGCCATACCGCGATGGGGCGCCGGTCGGGTTCGTGCCAGGCAAAACGTGGATCAATATCGTTCCGGAACTGGCGATCGTGCAATGGCGGTGA
- the ligA_2 gene encoding DNA ligase — MDRQQAERRAAELRELLNRYGYEYYVLDRPSVPDAEYDRLMQELIAIEEQYPELKTSDSPTQRIGGPPLEAFRKVAHRVPMMSLANAFGEGDLRDFDRRVRQEVGEAAYVCELKIDGLAVSVRYEDGYFVQGATRGDGTTGEDITENLKTIRSLPLRLKEPVSLEARGEAFMPKASFLRLNEERKARGEELFANPRNAAAGSLRQLDPKVAASRQLDLFVYGLADAEALGIASHSEALDYLQALGFKVNPERRRCANIDEVIAFISEWHDKRSQLPYEIDGIVIKVDSFAQQRALGATAKSPRWAIAYKFPAEEVVTTLIGIEVNVGRTGVVTPTAILEPVRVAGTTVQRATLHNEDFIREKDIRIGDAVIIKKAGDIIPEVVGVVVDRRDGDETPFAMPTHCPECESELVRLEGEVALRCLNPNCPAQLRERLIHFASRAAMNIEGLGEKVVTQLFNAGLVRDVADLYCLTKEQLIGLERMGEKSAANLLAAIEASKQNSLERLLFGLGIRYVGAKAAQLLAEHFETMERLERATKEELMAVPEIGEKMADAITAFFAQPEATELLQELRAYGVNMAYKGPKRSAEAPADSAFAGKTVVLTGKLASMSRNEAKEQIERLGGRVTGSVSRSTDLVIAGEDAGSKLEKAQQLGIEIWDESRFLQEINRGKR, encoded by the coding sequence ATGGACCGCCAACAAGCCGAACGGCGCGCGGCCGAGCTGCGCGAACTGTTGAACCGCTACGGGTACGAATATTATGTGCTTGACCGCCCGTCTGTTCCAGATGCCGAGTATGACCGGTTGATGCAAGAGCTCATCGCCATTGAGGAACAATATCCGGAGCTCAAAACGAGCGATTCGCCGACCCAGCGTATCGGCGGTCCGCCCCTTGAGGCGTTTCGCAAAGTGGCGCATCGCGTTCCGATGATGAGCTTGGCGAACGCGTTTGGCGAAGGAGACTTGCGCGATTTTGACCGCCGCGTCCGTCAGGAAGTCGGGGAAGCGGCGTACGTATGCGAGCTGAAAATCGACGGCCTCGCCGTCTCGGTCCGCTATGAAGACGGCTATTTCGTCCAAGGGGCGACGCGCGGCGACGGGACGACGGGTGAAGACATTACGGAAAATTTGAAAACGATCCGCTCGCTGCCTCTCCGTCTGAAAGAACCGGTGTCGCTTGAAGCGCGCGGCGAGGCGTTTATGCCGAAAGCGTCGTTTTTGCGCTTGAATGAGGAGCGAAAAGCCCGCGGCGAGGAGCTGTTTGCCAACCCGCGCAACGCCGCGGCTGGCTCGCTCCGCCAGCTCGACCCGAAAGTGGCGGCCTCGCGCCAGCTGGATTTGTTTGTATATGGCTTAGCCGACGCCGAGGCGCTCGGCATCGCTTCACACAGCGAAGCGCTTGATTATTTGCAGGCGCTCGGGTTTAAAGTAAACCCAGAGCGACGGCGCTGCGCCAATATCGATGAGGTGATCGCCTTTATCAGCGAGTGGCACGACAAGCGGTCGCAGCTGCCGTATGAGATTGACGGCATCGTTATTAAGGTGGACTCATTCGCCCAGCAACGGGCGCTTGGCGCGACGGCGAAAAGCCCGCGCTGGGCGATTGCCTACAAGTTCCCAGCCGAGGAAGTGGTGACGACGTTAATCGGCATTGAGGTGAACGTCGGCCGCACGGGTGTCGTCACGCCGACGGCGATTTTAGAGCCGGTGCGCGTCGCCGGCACGACCGTGCAGCGCGCCACCCTTCACAATGAAGATTTTATACGGGAAAAAGACATTCGCATCGGCGATGCGGTCATCATTAAAAAAGCGGGCGACATCATCCCGGAAGTGGTCGGCGTCGTCGTTGACCGGCGCGATGGGGATGAAACGCCGTTTGCGATGCCGACGCACTGCCCGGAATGCGAAAGCGAGCTCGTCCGTCTCGAGGGGGAAGTGGCGCTCCGCTGCTTGAACCCGAACTGCCCGGCCCAGCTGCGCGAGCGGCTCATCCATTTTGCCTCAAGGGCGGCGATGAACATCGAGGGTTTGGGCGAAAAAGTCGTCACCCAGCTGTTTAACGCCGGCCTTGTCCGCGATGTCGCCGATTTGTACTGCCTGACGAAAGAACAGCTCATCGGGTTGGAACGGATGGGGGAAAAGTCGGCGGCCAACTTGCTTGCGGCGATTGAGGCGTCGAAGCAAAACTCGCTTGAACGGCTGCTGTTTGGCCTTGGCATTCGCTACGTCGGAGCGAAAGCCGCCCAACTTTTGGCTGAGCATTTTGAAACGATGGAGCGGCTCGAACGGGCGACGAAAGAGGAGTTGATGGCCGTCCCCGAAATCGGAGAGAAAATGGCGGATGCGATCACGGCGTTCTTCGCCCAACCCGAAGCAACTGAGCTGCTCCAGGAGCTGCGCGCTTACGGTGTCAATATGGCTTACAAAGGGCCGAAGCGGTCGGCTGAAGCGCCTGCTGACTCCGCCTTCGCCGGCAAAACGGTCGTCTTGACCGGCAAGCTCGCGTCGATGTCGCGCAATGAAGCAAAAGAACAAATTGAACGGCTTGGCGGGCGCGTCACCGGCAGCGTCAGCCGCAGCACCGACCTTGTCATCGCCGGCGAGGATGCCGGATCGAAGCTGGAGAAAGCCCAGCAGCTTGGCATTGAGATTTGGGACGAATCACGATTTTTGCAAGAGATCAACAGGGGGAAACGATGA
- the yvdD gene encoding LOG family protein yvdD, protein MKAICVFCGSSNGNDGRYKEAAKALGTFLARSGITLIYGGGTRGLMGEVAEAALRHQGRVVGIIPQFLKDREVAHNRLSELLVVDTMHTRKAKMYEAADGFIAMPGGYGTYEELFEVLSWSRVGLHQKPIGLLNVEGFFDPLLHLLRHTVDSGFAAPEDLELIVSAEDVPTLYERMSLFRHHRRQ, encoded by the coding sequence TTGAAAGCGATTTGTGTGTTTTGCGGATCAAGCAATGGAAACGATGGGAGATATAAGGAAGCGGCGAAAGCGCTCGGAACGTTTTTAGCCCGAAGCGGCATTACGCTCATTTACGGCGGAGGGACACGGGGCTTGATGGGAGAGGTTGCTGAGGCGGCGCTCCGTCATCAAGGGCGCGTGGTTGGGATCATTCCGCAATTTTTGAAGGACCGGGAAGTGGCGCATAATCGGTTGAGCGAACTGTTGGTCGTCGATACAATGCACACCCGCAAAGCGAAAATGTACGAGGCGGCCGACGGATTTATCGCCATGCCAGGGGGTTATGGAACGTACGAGGAGCTGTTTGAAGTGCTCTCGTGGTCGCGCGTCGGCCTCCACCAAAAACCGATTGGCCTGCTTAACGTGGAAGGGTTTTTCGATCCTCTTCTTCATTTGCTTCGGCATACAGTTGACAGCGGATTCGCCGCGCCGGAAGACCTTGAGCTGATTGTCAGCGCCGAAGACGTTCCGACGCTGTATGAGCGGATGAGCCTGTTCCGTCATCATCGTAGACAGTGA
- the pcrA gene encoding ATP-dependent DNA helicase pcrA — protein sequence MNFLSEQLLAHLNKEQQEAVRTTEGPLLIMAGAGSGKTRVLTHRIAYLMAEKQVAPWNILAITFTNKAAREMRERVQSLLGGAAEDVWISTFHSMCVRILRRDIDRIGINRNFSILDPTDQLSVMKTILKEKNIDPKKFEPRTILGTISAAKNELLPPEQFAKRASTYYEKVVSDVYQEYQQRLLRNHSLDFDDLIMTTIQLFDRVPDVLHYYQYKFQYIHIDEYQDTNRAQYTLVKKLAERFQNICAVGDADQSIYRWRGADIQNILSFERDYPNAKVILLEQNYRSTKRILQAANEVIEHNVNRKPKRLWTENPEGKPILYYEAMNEADEAQFVAGRIREAVERGERRYRDFAVLYRTNAQSRVMEEMLLKANIPYQIVGGLKFYDRKEIKDILAYLRVIANPDDDLSLLRIINVPKRGIGASTIDKLVRYAAEHELSLFEALGELEMIGLGAKAAGALAAFRSQLEQWTQLQEYVSVTELVEEVLDKSGYREMLKAERTIEAQSRLENLDEFLSVTKHFENVSDDKSLIAFLTDLALISDLDELNGTEQAAEGDAVMLMTLHAAKGLEFPVVFLIGMEEGIFPHNRSLEDDDEMEEERRLAYVGITRAEEELVLTSAQMRTLFGNIQMNPPSRFLNEIPAHLLETASRRQAGASRPAVSRPQASGAVGSWKVGDRANHRKWGIGTVVSVRGGGDDQELDIAFPSPIGIKRLLAKFAPIEKV from the coding sequence ATGAACTTTTTATCGGAACAGCTGCTCGCCCATTTAAACAAAGAGCAACAAGAAGCCGTCAGGACGACGGAAGGCCCGCTGCTCATTATGGCGGGGGCGGGAAGCGGGAAAACGCGGGTGTTGACGCACCGCATCGCCTATTTGATGGCGGAAAAACAGGTGGCGCCGTGGAACATTTTGGCCATTACGTTTACGAACAAGGCGGCGCGCGAAATGCGGGAACGTGTGCAGTCGCTCTTAGGTGGGGCGGCGGAAGACGTCTGGATTTCGACGTTCCACTCGATGTGCGTCCGCATTTTGCGCCGCGACATTGACCGCATCGGCATCAACCGCAATTTTTCCATCCTTGATCCGACGGACCAGCTTTCGGTCATGAAAACGATTTTAAAAGAAAAAAACATAGACCCGAAAAAATTTGAGCCGCGGACGATTTTAGGCACGATCAGCGCGGCGAAAAACGAGCTGTTGCCTCCGGAGCAATTCGCGAAGCGGGCCTCGACGTATTACGAAAAAGTCGTCAGCGATGTGTATCAAGAATACCAACAGCGCCTGCTTCGCAACCATTCGCTCGATTTTGACGATTTGATCATGACGACGATCCAACTGTTTGACCGCGTGCCGGATGTGCTTCACTATTACCAATATAAGTTTCAGTACATCCATATTGATGAGTACCAGGATACGAACCGCGCTCAATATACGCTGGTCAAAAAGCTGGCGGAACGCTTTCAAAACATTTGCGCCGTCGGCGACGCCGACCAATCGATTTATCGGTGGCGCGGGGCGGACATCCAAAACATTTTGTCGTTCGAGCGCGACTATCCGAACGCAAAAGTCATTTTGCTTGAGCAAAACTACCGCTCGACGAAGCGCATTTTGCAAGCGGCGAACGAAGTCATCGAGCATAACGTCAACCGGAAGCCGAAACGGCTTTGGACGGAAAACCCGGAAGGAAAGCCGATTCTTTATTATGAGGCGATGAACGAAGCGGACGAAGCGCAGTTTGTCGCTGGACGCATCCGCGAGGCGGTGGAGCGCGGCGAACGTCGCTACCGTGATTTTGCTGTCTTGTACCGGACGAACGCCCAGTCGCGTGTCATGGAGGAAATGTTGCTGAAAGCGAACATTCCGTATCAAATTGTCGGCGGCTTAAAGTTCTATGACCGGAAAGAAATTAAAGACATTCTCGCCTATTTGCGCGTCATCGCCAATCCGGACGATGATTTAAGCTTGCTTCGCATCATTAACGTGCCAAAACGCGGCATTGGCGCCTCGACGATCGACAAACTCGTCCGCTATGCGGCCGAGCATGAGCTGTCCTTGTTTGAGGCGCTCGGCGAGCTAGAGATGATCGGGCTTGGCGCCAAAGCGGCCGGGGCGCTCGCCGCGTTCCGCAGCCAGCTCGAGCAATGGACGCAGCTGCAAGAATACGTCTCCGTCACCGAACTCGTCGAAGAAGTGCTCGACAAATCGGGCTACCGCGAGATGCTCAAGGCGGAGCGGACGATTGAAGCACAAAGCCGGCTCGAGAACTTGGATGAGTTTTTGTCGGTGACGAAGCATTTTGAAAATGTGAGCGACGATAAATCGCTCATCGCCTTTTTAACCGACTTGGCGCTCATTTCCGATTTGGACGAGCTGAACGGGACGGAACAGGCCGCTGAAGGAGATGCCGTCATGTTGATGACGTTGCATGCCGCCAAAGGGCTCGAGTTTCCGGTCGTCTTTTTGATCGGCATGGAAGAAGGCATTTTCCCGCACAACCGCTCTCTCGAGGATGACGATGAGATGGAAGAAGAACGGCGGCTGGCGTACGTCGGCATCACCCGCGCGGAGGAAGAACTTGTGCTGACGAGCGCGCAAATGCGGACGCTGTTTGGCAACATCCAAATGAACCCGCCGTCGCGCTTTTTGAATGAAATTCCGGCGCATTTGCTTGAGACAGCCTCGCGCCGCCAAGCGGGCGCCTCCCGCCCGGCCGTTTCGCGCCCGCAGGCAAGCGGCGCCGTGGGATCGTGGAAAGTCGGCGATCGGGCGAACCACCGGAAATGGGGCATCGGCACCGTCGTCAGCGTCCGCGGCGGCGGCGACGACCAAGAGCTCGACATCGCCTTCCCGAGCCCGATCGGCATTAAACGGCTGCTTGCCAAATTTGCGCCGATTGAGAAAGTGTAG
- a CDS encoding Protein of uncharacterised function (DUF2892), with protein sequence MANIGIVNALIRITLGLTVVAWATARLARRPWCTSYLFAALLGAMKVGEGITRFCPLTALFDNMQRQQLLEEQKEAVVNPT encoded by the coding sequence ATGGCAAATATCGGCATTGTGAATGCGCTCATTCGCATTACGCTCGGTTTGACTGTCGTAGCGTGGGCGACCGCCCGCCTGGCCCGGCGGCCATGGTGCACATCGTACTTGTTCGCCGCTTTGCTTGGGGCCATGAAAGTCGGTGAAGGGATTACCCGTTTTTGCCCGCTGACGGCCTTGTTTGACAACATGCAGCGCCAGCAGCTGCTTGAAGAACAAAAAGAAGCCGTTGTCAATCCAACGTAA